A window of Candidatus Glassbacteria bacterium genomic DNA:
GTGGTTGATGATCATGAATTCCTTCGTCCCCAGCAGTCTGGAGCTGATCACCAGGCTGCGCAGAGCGTCATCGGTGACAATCCCGCCCGCGTTACGGATAATATGCGCATCGCCGGTTTTCAGCCCCAGCAGCTCCTCCACCGTCACGCGGGCATCCATGCAGGCCACAACCGCCAGGTTGCGCCCCGGCGGCATCGGCAGGTCGGCCAGACCGAACCGGCTCGCGTAGGCCTGGTTGGCGGCCAGAGTTTCGTCTATCACGGACATCTGTCCCTCCCTCCTCCAAGTTCACTTTATCGATCGACAATATAGATTATAATCGCCGGGCCAGACCCTGTCAAGCAAATAAGAAATTTTTCTGCGTACCTGCCTGCCGAGGCAACAACCAGGGTGAGGAAAAACCGTTTTTGCCGACAATTTTTGTCCGATTCGGGAAAGATCGCCGATTTTTCGCAGGAGAAGCGAGTTGGGAAGTTGGGGTGATAAATCGGTTTAAGCGGTGCGGGATAACTCCTGAGGATTCGGACAACTCATTATATAACAATATGTTACGGAAACGCGGCTCGCGGAAAGTGGTTATCAATGTCCTTGGAACGGATTGTATACCGGGAGGTTATAAAATAAAACCTAAAAAGAAAAAAACCGTTGAATACTTGACAACCATCACACGTATGGTATAATGCAAACGTCGGCGGGAGACAGGGCCATGAGGGCCGGTGCCCGCTGTCATTTGCCGCCAGAGCGGTGAATCCCCAAAAAACATACCCCGCGACAACCCGGCAGACGGAACTGCCGGGTTTTTGCTTTTCAAGCAGTTCTCCTCGTTTCGCAAGTTACCCCGGCGCACCGAACGTCCATTTCCGACCGAAATAATATTTTCGTAAAAATCGCTTAAGTGTATATATTGCACCGACTTCGCTGGACAAAGCGGTGGTTCGCTGTTATTTTAATGCGCAAATTCCGCAGTTGACCGAGATGATTTATCACCTACGGGAGGGGAGGGGTAGGATGCCGTCACCGCCAGCGGATTACGTCTTGCAGTCCTGCCACAAGATCGACGAATTGCTCCGTGAGGCCGGCGGAGGGGAGATCGACCGCGAGATCGACGGCCTGATCGGTGAGATCGAAAAACTGCACGGCCAACTGAGCGATATTAACGCCCGCCGGGAATGGACAAGGTATCGCCATGAACTGGTCAATACCGGCCGCAAGCT
This region includes:
- a CDS encoding carbonic anhydrase, which encodes MSVIDETLAANQAYASRFGLADLPMPPGRNLAVVACMDARVTVEELLGLKTGDAHIIRNAGGIVTDDALRSLVISSRLLGTKEFMIINHTDCGMLTFKDEDLVNRLVDESGTAVVSPSAFHAFGSLEENVRRQVSKVKHHPWIDEGILVRGFVFDVKSGALTEIN